The proteins below are encoded in one region of Micromonospora pisi:
- a CDS encoding NAD(P)-binding domain-containing protein, with the protein MNGQNVDVVVIGAGQAGLSAGYFLHRDGLAPESGYVILDGDDGPGGAWRHRWRTLRLDGVHGIHDLPGMALGPADPARPAAEVVADYFRTYEREFGLPVHRPVRVDAVRDRSDGRLDVVSAAGTWTARALINATGTWTRPFWPRYPGQESFRGRQLHTADYRGPEEFAGEHVVVVGGGTSAVQLLGEVSEVAGTTWVTRRPPEFRVGEFTPQEHGRAAVAKVDERVRAGLPPASVVGVTGLVDTPRTRELRERGVLRRLPMFDRVTPEGVAWADGRFVRADVILWCTGFRAALDHLAPLRLRAPGGGITMDGTRVVADERIQLVGYGPSASTIGANRAGRAAVREIRRLLRPTSAR; encoded by the coding sequence GTGAACGGCCAAAACGTCGATGTGGTGGTGATCGGTGCTGGTCAGGCCGGCCTCTCCGCCGGCTACTTCCTGCACCGGGACGGGCTCGCGCCGGAGTCCGGTTACGTGATCCTGGACGGCGACGACGGACCTGGTGGTGCCTGGCGGCACCGGTGGCGGACGCTGCGGTTGGACGGTGTGCACGGCATCCACGACCTGCCCGGGATGGCGCTCGGACCGGCCGACCCGGCACGGCCGGCGGCCGAGGTGGTGGCCGACTACTTCCGGACGTACGAGCGGGAGTTCGGGTTGCCGGTCCACCGCCCGGTACGCGTCGACGCCGTCCGGGACCGGTCGGACGGGCGCCTCGACGTGGTCAGCGCGGCGGGCACCTGGACCGCCCGGGCGTTGATCAACGCGACCGGCACCTGGACCCGTCCGTTCTGGCCGCGCTATCCCGGGCAGGAGTCGTTCCGGGGCCGGCAGTTGCACACCGCCGACTATCGGGGTCCGGAGGAGTTCGCCGGTGAGCACGTGGTCGTGGTCGGGGGCGGGACCTCCGCGGTGCAGCTGCTCGGCGAGGTCTCCGAGGTCGCCGGCACCACCTGGGTCACCCGCCGGCCGCCGGAGTTCCGGGTCGGCGAGTTCACCCCGCAGGAGCACGGCCGGGCCGCGGTGGCGAAGGTCGACGAGCGGGTACGGGCGGGGCTCCCACCGGCGAGCGTGGTCGGCGTGACCGGGCTGGTGGACACGCCGCGTACCCGTGAGTTGCGGGAACGTGGCGTGTTGCGGCGGCTGCCGATGTTCGACCGGGTCACGCCGGAAGGGGTTGCCTGGGCGGACGGGCGGTTCGTCCGGGCCGACGTGATCCTCTGGTGCACCGGGTTCCGGGCGGCGCTGGACCACCTTGCCCCGCTCCGACTCCGGGCCCCGGGTGGCGGGATCACCATGGACGGCACGCGGGTGGTCGCCGACGAGCGGATCCAACTGGTCGGTTACGGACCGTCGGCAAGCACCATCGGCGCGAACCGGGCGGGGCGTGCGGCCGTACGCGAGATCCGGCGGTTGCTGCGCCCGACGTCTGCCCGTTGA
- a CDS encoding cupin domain-containing protein encodes MEHFTIATVAERSPDFRRVLWTGEHTQLVIMTIPAGGEIGEEVHEDTDQILTFVSGTGEARVAGETKAVAQGDLVVVPAGTKHNFVNTGPNPLVLYTVYGPPEHADQAVHRTKEEADAAEEAGQDQPPT; translated from the coding sequence ATGGAGCATTTCACTATCGCGACCGTCGCCGAGCGCAGCCCGGACTTCCGTCGGGTGCTGTGGACCGGCGAGCACACCCAACTCGTCATCATGACCATCCCCGCCGGAGGTGAGATCGGCGAGGAGGTCCACGAGGACACCGACCAGATCCTCACCTTCGTCAGCGGAACCGGCGAGGCCCGGGTGGCGGGTGAGACCAAGGCGGTGGCCCAGGGCGACCTGGTGGTGGTGCCGGCCGGAACGAAGCACAACTTCGTGAACACCGGGCCGAACCCACTCGTGCTCTACACCGTCTACGGACCTCCCGAGCACGCCGACCAGGCGGTGCACCGGACCAAGGAGGAGGCGGACGCGGCAGAGGAGGCCGGCCAGGACCAGCCGCCGACCTGA
- a CDS encoding SRPBCC family protein, which translates to MRRYEIDVHAVSRGSAQTVYELLRAGETWPTWSGLGSFTLEQPSPMPDRDGVAASGVGADQAVGAIRLFRTGPLRSREQIVELVPGRRLSYVLLSGLPLRDYRADVDLTPTSGGTEIRWRSTFAAKVPGTGWFYRWFLGRFLDQTVRGLAGYAGRASSPAG; encoded by the coding sequence ATGCGCCGGTACGAGATCGACGTCCATGCGGTGTCGCGGGGCAGCGCGCAAACCGTGTACGAGCTGCTGAGGGCGGGCGAGACCTGGCCGACCTGGTCCGGGTTGGGCTCGTTCACGCTGGAACAGCCGAGCCCGATGCCGGACCGGGACGGGGTGGCGGCCAGCGGCGTCGGGGCGGACCAGGCGGTGGGTGCGATCCGGTTGTTCCGTACCGGGCCGCTGCGCAGCCGGGAGCAGATCGTCGAACTGGTGCCGGGGCGCCGGCTCAGCTACGTACTCCTGTCCGGGCTGCCGTTACGTGACTACCGGGCCGATGTCGACCTCACCCCGACCAGCGGCGGGACCGAGATCCGCTGGCGGTCGACCTTCGCCGCCAAGGTGCCGGGCACGGGCTGGTTCTACCGTTGGTTCCTCGGTCGATTCCTGGACCAGACCGTACGCGGGCTGGCCGGTTACGCCGGACGGGCTTCCTCGCCAGCCGGATGA
- a CDS encoding TOBE domain-containing protein, translating into MATYRIGEAAELLGVSVDTVRRWVDAGRLAATRDEHGHRSIAGADLASFARSLAETPDGGTGRSSARNRLRGIVTAVSRDSVMAQVDIQAGPFRVVSLMSREAVDELGLDVGSTAVAVIKSTTVVVERG; encoded by the coding sequence GTGGCGACGTATCGGATTGGCGAAGCGGCTGAACTGCTCGGGGTCAGCGTGGACACGGTGCGGCGCTGGGTGGACGCCGGTCGGCTGGCCGCGACCCGGGACGAACACGGCCACCGGAGCATCGCCGGTGCGGACCTCGCCAGCTTCGCGCGCTCCCTGGCGGAGACGCCGGACGGCGGCACCGGCCGCTCCTCGGCCCGCAACCGGCTGCGCGGCATCGTGACGGCGGTGAGCCGGGATTCGGTGATGGCGCAGGTCGACATCCAGGCCGGGCCGTTCCGGGTGGTGTCGTTGATGAGCCGGGAGGCGGTCGACGAACTCGGCCTCGACGTCGGTTCGACCGCCGTCGCAGTGATCAAGTCCACCACGGTGGTGGTCGAACGGGGCTGA
- the aceB gene encoding malate synthase A, translated as MSPLAEVEVTGARHDRYEEILTPEALGFLAELHHAFESRRRELLALRVERETALARGELFDFLPGTAPIRDGEWRVAEPAPGLVDRRVEITGPTDAKMTINALNSGARVWLADLEDANTPAWENVIEGQLNLRDAIDRTLVFTSPAGKRYTLDEGDLATIVVRPRGWHLTEKHLLVDGERLAGALVDFGLYFFHCARRQLDRGSGPYFYLPKLESHLEARLWNDVFLFAQERLGIPRGTIRATVLIETFPAAFEMEEILHELREHSAGLNAGRWDYMFSVVKKFRARGTDFLLPDRNAVTMTAPFIRAYTELLVRTCHKRGAHAIGGMAAFIPSRRDPRVNETALAKVREDKTREAGDGFDGSWVAHPDLVPICREVFDAQLGERPHQLDRVRAEVTVTAAQLLDVRSTPGARTEAGLRANISVGIQYLASWMAGTGAVAINNLMEDAATAEISRSQVWQWLHNNVTVDTDGGAGLRVTRELVERIAHEETTKLDGDPARYDAARALFLEVAVADEFVDFLTLPAYERMP; from the coding sequence ATGAGCCCGCTCGCCGAAGTCGAGGTCACCGGGGCACGGCACGACCGGTACGAGGAGATCCTCACCCCGGAGGCGCTCGGCTTCCTCGCCGAACTGCACCACGCCTTCGAGTCGCGACGCCGGGAACTCCTGGCCCTGCGGGTCGAACGCGAGACCGCCCTGGCCCGGGGTGAACTCTTCGACTTCCTCCCCGGGACGGCACCGATCCGCGACGGCGAGTGGCGGGTCGCCGAGCCCGCGCCCGGACTTGTCGACCGGCGGGTCGAGATCACCGGGCCGACAGACGCGAAGATGACCATCAACGCACTGAACTCCGGTGCCCGGGTCTGGCTCGCCGACCTCGAGGACGCGAACACCCCGGCCTGGGAGAACGTCATCGAAGGCCAGCTCAACCTGCGGGACGCGATCGACCGTACGCTCGTCTTCACCTCGCCGGCCGGCAAGCGCTACACGCTCGACGAGGGCGACCTCGCCACCATCGTGGTACGGCCGAGGGGCTGGCACCTGACCGAGAAGCACCTGCTGGTCGACGGGGAGCGGTTGGCCGGTGCCCTGGTCGACTTCGGGCTCTACTTCTTCCACTGTGCACGCCGCCAACTCGACCGCGGCTCGGGCCCCTACTTCTACCTGCCGAAACTGGAGAGCCACCTGGAGGCGCGGCTCTGGAACGACGTCTTCCTCTTCGCGCAGGAGCGGCTCGGCATCCCGCGTGGCACCATCCGGGCGACCGTACTGATCGAGACCTTTCCGGCCGCGTTCGAGATGGAGGAGATCCTGCACGAGCTGCGCGAGCACTCCGCCGGGCTCAACGCCGGCCGGTGGGACTACATGTTCAGCGTGGTGAAGAAGTTCCGGGCCCGGGGTACGGACTTCCTCCTGCCGGACCGGAACGCGGTCACGATGACCGCCCCGTTCATCCGGGCGTACACCGAGCTGCTGGTCCGTACGTGTCACAAGCGCGGCGCCCACGCGATCGGCGGGATGGCCGCGTTCATCCCCAGCCGCCGCGACCCCCGGGTGAACGAGACCGCGTTGGCGAAGGTGCGGGAGGACAAGACACGCGAGGCGGGCGACGGATTCGACGGTTCCTGGGTGGCCCACCCGGACCTGGTTCCGATCTGCCGTGAGGTGTTCGACGCCCAGCTCGGCGAACGGCCGCACCAACTGGACCGGGTCCGCGCGGAGGTCACCGTCACCGCCGCGCAACTGCTGGACGTACGGAGCACGCCTGGCGCCCGTACCGAGGCGGGACTGCGCGCGAACATCAGCGTCGGTATCCAGTACCTGGCCAGTTGGATGGCCGGCACCGGAGCGGTGGCGATCAACAACCTGATGGAGGACGCCGCCACCGCCGAGATCTCCCGGTCCCAGGTGTGGCAGTGGCTGCACAACAACGTCACCGTCGACACCGACGGTGGCGCCGGCCTCCGGGTCACCCGGGAACTGGTCGAACGGATCGCGCACGAGGAGACGACGAAGCTCGACGGCGACCCGGCCCGGTACGACGCCGCCCGCGCGCTCTTCCTGGAGGTGGCGGTGGCGGACGAGTTCGTCGACTTCCTCACCCTGCCGGCCTACGAGCGCATGCCCTGA
- a CDS encoding GH12 family glycosyl hydrolase domain-containing protein, protein MRTARALVAAGLLIAGSLVAIAAAGPAQADTQICEQYGSTTIQGRYVVQNNRWGTTAQQCINVTDTGFSVLSQQGSAPTNGAPVSYPSVYLGCHYGNCSPGTNLPMQVSRISSATSSINYTYVSGATYNASYDIWLDPTPKTTGVNQMEIMIWFNRQGSIQPIGSRTGSATVGGRSWEVWTGNNGGNNVVSYVAPSAITSWNFSVLDFINDVRNRGAITNSWYLTSVQAGFEPWQGGAGLGVNSFSAAVNSGTPPTTPPTAGPPTTPPNPGTGGCRVGYTSNSWQNGFTADVSVTNTGSSPVNGWTLAYNLPSGQQVTSAWNANVTQSGSAVTARNIGWNGTIAPGSTVSFGYQGTHGGGYTAPTAFTLNGTTCTRA, encoded by the coding sequence ATGAGAACCGCTCGCGCCCTCGTGGCCGCCGGCCTGCTCATCGCGGGCTCGCTCGTCGCCATCGCCGCCGCCGGCCCGGCCCAGGCCGACACCCAGATCTGCGAACAGTACGGATCGACCACGATCCAGGGCCGCTACGTGGTCCAGAACAACCGCTGGGGCACCACCGCCCAGCAGTGCATCAACGTCACCGACACCGGTTTCTCCGTACTCAGCCAGCAGGGTTCGGCGCCGACCAACGGGGCACCGGTGTCGTACCCGTCGGTCTACCTCGGCTGCCACTACGGCAACTGTTCGCCCGGGACCAACCTGCCCATGCAGGTGAGCCGGATCAGCAGTGCCACCAGCAGCATCAACTACACGTACGTCAGCGGGGCGACCTACAACGCGTCCTACGACATCTGGCTCGACCCGACGCCGAAGACCACCGGGGTGAACCAGATGGAGATCATGATCTGGTTCAACCGGCAGGGCTCGATCCAACCGATCGGCTCGCGTACCGGCAGTGCCACGGTCGGGGGTCGCAGCTGGGAGGTCTGGACCGGCAACAACGGCGGGAACAACGTCGTCTCGTACGTGGCGCCGTCGGCGATCACGAGTTGGAACTTCAGCGTGCTCGACTTCATCAACGACGTACGCAACCGGGGTGCGATCACCAACTCCTGGTACCTGACCAGCGTGCAGGCCGGCTTCGAACCGTGGCAGGGCGGCGCCGGACTCGGGGTCAACTCGTTCTCCGCCGCCGTCAACAGCGGCACACCGCCGACCACACCGCCGACCGCCGGCCCGCCCACCACACCGCCGAACCCCGGCACCGGCGGCTGCCGGGTCGGCTACACCTCGAACTCCTGGCAGAACGGGTTCACCGCCGACGTCAGCGTCACCAACACCGGATCCAGCCCGGTCAACGGCTGGACGCTCGCGTACAACCTGCCCTCGGGGCAGCAGGTCACCAGTGCCTGGAACGCCAACGTGACCCAGAGCGGGTCGGCGGTGACCGCCCGGAACATCGGCTGGAACGGCACCATCGCCCCCGGCAGCACGGTCTCCTTCGGCTACCAGGGCACCCACGGCGGCGGGTACACCGCACCTACCGCATTCACCTTGAACGGCACCACCTGCACCCGGGCCTGA
- a CDS encoding aldo/keto reductase — MTSSADQPTVALPGEVAMPLVGFGTWQATGRSGYESVRTALEAGYRHIDTATAYGNEDEVGRALRDSGVPREEVFLTTKLPPEHAGHERRTLAASLAALGTDYVDLWLIHWPPQRGAGLDTWQEFLAVRDEGQARAIGVSNYSTSQLDVLIQATSEPPAVNQIRWSPSLYDPQVVAEHRERGIAVEGYSPFKTTRLDDPVLIEIARAHGVESSQVVLRWHVDHGVVVIPKSVTPDRIRANFDVFDFSLNEDELRRIDGLAG, encoded by the coding sequence ATGACCTCATCTGCTGACCAACCGACGGTCGCTCTGCCGGGCGAGGTGGCGATGCCACTGGTCGGGTTCGGCACCTGGCAGGCCACCGGCCGGTCCGGTTACGAGTCGGTCCGGACCGCGCTGGAGGCCGGCTACCGGCACATCGACACCGCCACCGCGTACGGCAACGAGGACGAGGTGGGTCGGGCGCTGCGGGACAGTGGGGTGCCCCGCGAGGAGGTCTTCCTCACCACCAAACTGCCCCCCGAGCACGCCGGCCACGAGCGCCGTACGTTGGCCGCCAGTCTCGCCGCCCTCGGCACCGACTACGTCGACCTCTGGCTGATCCACTGGCCGCCGCAGCGGGGCGCTGGACTCGACACGTGGCAGGAGTTCCTCGCCGTACGTGACGAGGGGCAGGCGCGCGCGATCGGTGTGAGCAACTACAGCACCAGCCAGCTCGACGTGTTGATCCAGGCGACCAGCGAGCCACCGGCGGTGAACCAGATCCGGTGGAGTCCTTCGCTCTACGACCCGCAGGTGGTGGCCGAGCACCGCGAGCGGGGGATCGCGGTGGAGGGTTACAGCCCGTTCAAGACCACCCGGCTCGACGACCCGGTGCTGATCGAGATCGCCCGCGCGCACGGGGTCGAGAGCAGTCAGGTGGTGCTCCGCTGGCATGTCGACCACGGGGTGGTGGTGATCCCCAAGTCGGTGACGCCGGACCGGATCCGGGCCAACTTCGACGTCTTCGACTTCTCGCTCAACGAAGACGAGTTACGCCGGATCGACGGGCTCGCCGGCTAG
- a CDS encoding IPT/TIG domain-containing protein yields MRPIWRNTSTAALTLAVAGAATLGLASPALAAPGDASATGVVAQLSAEVLGVPVVSANATIGSVTAPPGGGTDSDTGVAVSLPGATGAAASGTLSLAASRNPGISTASSTIEDFSLSILGASVVTADEISASVSCPAVGTQVADTVQNGLTLFGAPVNLLPNTPGVDGSVAIVVPGLVGGALNVTLTSVETVVATGATATAVIASATITGTVSGLPVNIDVGDVTIASATCERALAPAAPIASSINPNAGPESGGQLVTITGSNFVPGGTTVVFDGVPGTNVTVAPGGTSLTVVTPAGEVGPASVVVSTASGDSDSLGYTYLADGSDAVVTDLTPTTGPTAGGTLVTITGTGFTGATGVTFDGVPGTSFTVNPAGTTITVVTPANAAGPATVNLVFPAGTATAPVFTYVAPTITDITPEQGPTSGGTSVTITGTGFTGATGVTFGGNLGTNLVVNAAGTSLTVTTPPGPVGPVDVVVLLPGPDATAPDGFTYVLAAPTISDLDPDQGPTAGGTTVTVDGSGFVPGETIVNICGRSIPATSVTVSPDGLSLTFVTPPCGAGNTTVTVTTTEGSSSGLTFRYVNGGLPVTGAPASTLFVLALVLIGAGAVALVLIRRRARLSFTI; encoded by the coding sequence GTGCGTCCTATCTGGCGAAACACATCAACAGCGGCCCTGACCCTCGCGGTCGCCGGCGCGGCGACCCTGGGGCTGGCATCGCCGGCCCTGGCGGCCCCCGGCGACGCGAGCGCCACCGGAGTGGTGGCGCAACTTTCCGCCGAGGTGCTCGGCGTTCCGGTGGTCAGTGCGAACGCCACGATCGGGTCGGTGACGGCACCGCCCGGCGGCGGCACGGACTCGGACACCGGAGTGGCGGTGAGCCTGCCCGGCGCGACCGGTGCGGCGGCCAGTGGCACGCTGTCCCTCGCCGCATCCCGTAACCCGGGCATCTCGACCGCATCGTCCACAATCGAGGATTTCTCGTTGAGCATCCTCGGCGCCAGCGTCGTCACCGCCGACGAGATCTCCGCGTCGGTGAGCTGCCCGGCGGTCGGTACGCAGGTCGCCGACACCGTGCAGAACGGGCTGACCCTATTCGGCGCCCCGGTCAACCTGCTGCCCAACACCCCCGGGGTCGACGGCAGCGTCGCGATCGTGGTCCCCGGCCTGGTCGGGGGAGCGCTCAACGTCACGCTGACCAGCGTCGAGACGGTCGTCGCGACCGGGGCGACCGCCACCGCCGTGATCGCCTCCGCCACCATCACCGGCACGGTGTCCGGCCTGCCGGTCAACATCGACGTCGGCGACGTGACCATCGCCTCGGCGACCTGTGAGCGGGCGCTGGCCCCGGCGGCGCCGATCGCGTCCTCGATCAACCCCAACGCCGGTCCGGAGTCCGGCGGGCAGCTGGTCACCATCACCGGGTCCAACTTCGTACCGGGTGGCACCACAGTCGTCTTCGACGGCGTACCGGGCACCAACGTGACGGTCGCACCGGGCGGTACCTCGCTGACGGTGGTCACCCCGGCCGGCGAGGTCGGACCCGCCTCGGTGGTGGTCAGCACCGCGAGCGGAGACTCCGACTCGCTCGGGTACACGTACCTCGCGGACGGCAGTGACGCGGTCGTCACCGACCTGACGCCGACCACCGGTCCCACCGCTGGCGGCACGCTGGTCACCATCACCGGTACCGGTTTCACCGGGGCCACCGGCGTCACCTTCGACGGCGTACCCGGCACCTCGTTCACGGTGAACCCGGCGGGCACCACGATCACCGTGGTGACCCCGGCCAACGCCGCCGGACCGGCCACGGTCAACCTGGTCTTCCCGGCCGGTACCGCGACCGCGCCGGTCTTCACCTACGTCGCGCCGACCATCACCGACATCACCCCGGAGCAGGGCCCGACCTCGGGTGGCACCAGCGTGACGATCACCGGTACCGGCTTCACCGGGGCCACCGGGGTGACCTTCGGCGGCAACCTCGGCACCAACCTGGTGGTGAACGCGGCGGGCACCTCGCTGACCGTCACCACCCCGCCGGGACCGGTCGGACCGGTAGACGTGGTCGTGCTCCTGCCCGGCCCGGACGCCACCGCGCCGGACGGCTTCACGTACGTCCTCGCCGCGCCGACCATCAGCGACCTCGACCCGGACCAGGGCCCGACCGCGGGCGGTACGACCGTCACGGTCGACGGCAGTGGCTTCGTCCCCGGCGAGACCATCGTCAACATCTGCGGGCGGTCGATTCCGGCCACCTCCGTCACGGTCAGCCCGGACGGGCTGTCGCTGACCTTCGTCACCCCGCCGTGCGGGGCCGGGAACACCACGGTCACCGTCACCACCACGGAGGGCAGCTCCAGCGGTCTGACCTTCCGGTACGTGAACGGCGGCCTGCCGGTCACCGGCGCCCCCGCGAGCACCCTGTTCGTGCTGGCGCTGGTGCTGATCGGAGCCGGTGCTGTCGCGCTGGTGCTGATCCGTCGCCGGGCGCGCCTCTCCTTCACCATCTGA
- a CDS encoding threonine synthase, whose amino-acid sequence MYLTHLECPRCGDTFEADQPRNLCPCGSPLLARYDLDAVAAAVTPAEIAARPADLWRYRELLPVADQANVTTLGEGWTPLLPAPRYGAGIGLPGLLVKDEGLIPTGSFKARGAAVGISRARELGIRRVAMPTNGNAGAAWATYAARAGMSATIAMPVDAPTITRRECLAAGADLHLIDGLINDAGRFIAGLIAASADDPEGSIFDASTLKEPYRLEGKKTMGYEIVEQLGWQVPDVILYPTGGGVGLIGIHKALHEMRQLGWIGDRFPRLVAVQSTGCAPIVRAFASGARRAEPWVDAHTVAFGITVPAPLGDELILDALRDTGGTAIAVRDEDILADLREFGAREGLLLCPEGAACLTAAKQLRAGGWIRSDERVVVLNTGAGLKYPETVEADNLPVLPRP is encoded by the coding sequence GTGTACCTGACCCACCTGGAATGCCCGCGCTGCGGCGACACCTTCGAGGCCGACCAGCCACGGAACCTCTGCCCCTGCGGCTCGCCCCTGCTCGCCCGGTACGACCTGGACGCGGTCGCCGCGGCGGTCACGCCGGCCGAGATCGCGGCACGCCCCGCCGACCTGTGGCGCTACCGGGAACTGCTGCCGGTGGCCGACCAGGCGAACGTGACCACCCTCGGTGAGGGCTGGACCCCGTTGCTGCCGGCGCCCCGGTACGGCGCCGGGATCGGCCTGCCCGGCCTCCTGGTGAAGGACGAGGGACTGATCCCGACCGGCTCGTTCAAGGCACGCGGTGCGGCGGTTGGCATCTCCCGGGCGCGTGAACTCGGCATCCGCCGGGTGGCGATGCCGACCAACGGCAACGCGGGCGCCGCCTGGGCCACGTACGCGGCTCGCGCCGGAATGAGCGCGACCATCGCCATGCCGGTCGACGCCCCCACGATCACCCGTCGGGAGTGCCTGGCGGCCGGGGCCGATCTGCACCTGATCGACGGCCTGATCAACGACGCCGGCCGGTTCATCGCCGGGCTGATCGCCGCGTCGGCGGACGACCCCGAGGGCTCGATCTTCGACGCCAGCACCCTCAAGGAGCCCTACCGGCTCGAGGGGAAGAAGACCATGGGGTACGAGATCGTCGAGCAGCTCGGCTGGCAGGTGCCGGACGTGATCCTCTACCCGACCGGGGGCGGCGTCGGCCTGATCGGCATCCACAAGGCGCTGCACGAGATGCGACAGCTCGGTTGGATCGGCGACCGCTTCCCCCGCCTGGTGGCGGTCCAGTCGACGGGCTGCGCACCGATCGTGCGCGCCTTCGCCTCCGGTGCCCGCCGGGCCGAGCCCTGGGTGGACGCGCATACGGTGGCCTTCGGCATCACCGTGCCGGCGCCGCTCGGCGACGAGCTGATCCTGGACGCGCTGCGGGACACCGGCGGCACCGCGATCGCGGTCCGGGACGAGGACATCCTCGCCGACCTGCGGGAGTTCGGTGCCCGTGAGGGGCTGCTGCTCTGCCCCGAGGGCGCGGCCTGCCTCACCGCGGCGAAGCAGCTCCGGGCCGGTGGCTGGATCCGGAGCGACGAGCGGGTGGTGGTGCTCAACACCGGCGCCGGGTTGAAGTACCCGGAGACGGTCGAGGCCGACAACCTCCCGGTCCTGCCGCGCCCGTAA
- a CDS encoding Crp/Fnr family transcriptional regulator, whose product MPVTSPAQASFVDFVPPADWAALATAGQLRRLPAGRVLFLQEATESEVLVLLSGSVKVFRTEMNGHQSLIGIRLGGDLIGEMAALNGTPRSAGVAVLRPVEARVLTAERFNALITARGLDRALHRYHSARVRESDEQRVEIALLPVRQRLARTLLRLAHRKDGDENRAVLDLGLPQDALGQLIGASRNAVVAELTLLRKAGVLRTEHRRMYLTDLARLAEIGYELS is encoded by the coding sequence ATGCCGGTCACCTCTCCTGCCCAGGCGAGCTTCGTCGACTTCGTCCCACCGGCGGACTGGGCGGCACTCGCCACTGCCGGCCAGCTCAGGCGGCTTCCCGCCGGCCGGGTGCTCTTCCTTCAGGAAGCGACCGAAAGCGAGGTCCTCGTCCTCCTCTCCGGATCGGTCAAGGTCTTCCGGACCGAGATGAACGGTCACCAGAGCCTGATCGGCATCCGACTCGGCGGCGACCTGATCGGGGAGATGGCCGCGTTGAACGGGACTCCCCGATCCGCCGGTGTGGCGGTGTTGCGCCCGGTCGAGGCGCGGGTGCTGACCGCCGAACGGTTCAACGCCCTGATCACTGCTCGTGGACTCGACCGGGCGCTGCACCGGTACCACAGCGCGCGGGTCCGCGAGTCGGACGAACAACGGGTCGAGATCGCGCTGCTGCCGGTACGGCAACGACTGGCCCGGACGCTGCTGCGGCTGGCACACCGCAAGGACGGCGACGAGAACCGGGCGGTGCTCGACCTTGGCCTGCCGCAGGACGCGCTGGGACAGCTCATCGGCGCGTCCCGCAACGCGGTGGTGGCCGAGCTGACGTTGCTCCGTAAAGCGGGCGTGCTCCGTACGGAACACCGTCGGATGTACCTGACCGACCTCGCGCGCCTGGCCGAGATCGGCTACGAGCTTTCCTGA
- a CDS encoding MIP/aquaporin family protein, translating to MDNTKRYGAEFLGTLLLVFFGVGSVIAARVEGGVVVVALTFGFTLLVLTYMLIGISGCHVNPAVTLGALLTGRISLAGAIGYWISQLVGSVIGALLLWILVEGGDVVDQSGALGTNGYGANINLGGTFLLEIVLTFLLVLVILTVTSRFEQRAIAGVAIGLAIAACHLVGVALDGTSVNPARSFGPALFEGGAALSQLWVFIVAPLIGGILAALALPLVLGPDWRTPAPGPSPAPGAPGEPPSAV from the coding sequence ATGGACAACACCAAACGCTACGGCGCGGAGTTCCTCGGCACCCTGCTGTTGGTCTTCTTCGGCGTCGGCAGCGTCATCGCCGCCCGGGTCGAGGGCGGCGTGGTCGTGGTGGCGCTCACCTTCGGCTTCACCCTGCTCGTCCTGACCTACATGCTGATCGGCATCTCCGGTTGCCACGTCAACCCGGCCGTGACGCTCGGCGCCCTGCTCACCGGCCGGATCTCGCTGGCCGGGGCGATCGGCTACTGGATCTCCCAGCTGGTCGGCTCGGTGATCGGCGCGCTCCTGCTCTGGATCCTGGTCGAGGGCGGCGACGTGGTCGACCAGAGCGGCGCGCTCGGCACCAACGGGTACGGCGCGAACATCAACCTCGGCGGCACCTTCCTGCTGGAAATCGTGCTCACCTTCCTGCTGGTCCTGGTCATCCTCACGGTGACCAGCAGATTCGAACAGCGCGCGATCGCCGGCGTCGCCATCGGCCTCGCCATCGCCGCATGCCACCTGGTCGGCGTGGCACTGGACGGCACCTCGGTCAACCCGGCACGGTCGTTCGGCCCAGCCCTGTTCGAGGGCGGCGCCGCCCTGTCCCAGCTCTGGGTCTTCATCGTGGCGCCGCTGATCGGCGGCATCCTCGCCGCCCTGGCCCTACCGCTCGTCCTCGGCCCCGACTGGCGGACCCCGGCTCCCGGCCCCAGCCCCGCCCCGGGCGCCCCGGGAGAACCGCCCAGCGCCGTCTGA